A window of Nicotiana tabacum cultivar K326 chromosome 24, ASM71507v2, whole genome shotgun sequence contains these coding sequences:
- the LOC142178222 gene encoding uncharacterized protein LOC142178222 has translation MVLHQQYREKGFKKYSELISLLLAAERNNDLLVRNHENRPTGSTPLPEVNGVYSHYSKCGKSRGPVRGRGRRRSQGRNFSGINHPPKKNNHQKWKGPRANGSETECYRCGGKEHWENICRIPKHLVELYQASLKDKAPDANFVYDNEFDIIHLDVTDFFEHPNGKINHSIGDGSMVKDD, from the coding sequence atggtcttgCATCAGCAATACcgagagaaaggtttcaagaagtattctgagttgatttctcttctccttgCGGCTGAACGAAATAATGACTTGCTCgtaagaaatcacgaaaatcgacccactgggtctacaccattgcctGAAGTGAATGGGGTGTATTCCCATTATTCTAAGTGTGGAAAAAGTCGTGGACCTGTTCGTGGTCGTGGTCGTCGCCGTAGCCAAGGAAGAAATTTTTCTGGTATTAATCACcccccaaagaaaaataaccaccaaaagtggaAAGGTCCAAGGGCAAATGGTTCAGAAACTGAATGTTATCGTTGCGGTGGAAAAGAGCATTGGGAAAATATTTGTCGCATACCAAAacatttggttgagctttatcaagcatctctaaagGATAAAGCTCCTGATGCTAATTTTGTCTATGACAATGAATTTGACATTATCCACTTGGATGTGACAGATTTTTTTGAGCACCCTAATGGAAAAATAAACCACTCGATCGGTGATGGATCTATGGTTAAAGATGATTGA